In Dyadobacter sp. CECT 9275, the following proteins share a genomic window:
- a CDS encoding DUF4230 domain-containing protein: MRLISWLLRLVVLIVLIMGIRSMFDNFRSGSWFPAWLTGKEETETVHTVVLQEITAMGKLELVKYNFKDVVEQEVVKTWLPNAKAVLIVQGEAIGCVDLTKVVIADITTEQEMLVVNLPDPELCVFKIDHSKSKVYNTEYAFLEEAKLVEDAYRQAEKQIQKSALDMGILDQTRENARKILTPLLEKASGKKVLLKFPMNTKIDKLR; this comes from the coding sequence ATGAGACTGATTTCTTGGTTACTGCGTTTGGTCGTACTGATTGTCCTGATCATGGGAATTCGCAGTATGTTTGATAATTTCAGGTCGGGTAGCTGGTTTCCTGCCTGGCTCACGGGGAAAGAGGAGACAGAAACCGTGCATACGGTTGTCCTGCAGGAGATAACGGCAATGGGTAAGCTGGAACTTGTGAAGTACAATTTTAAGGATGTGGTGGAACAGGAGGTTGTGAAAACATGGCTGCCCAATGCCAAAGCGGTGCTGATTGTTCAGGGAGAAGCGATAGGTTGTGTAGACCTGACCAAAGTAGTGATTGCCGATATTACTACTGAACAGGAAATGCTGGTGGTTAACCTGCCCGACCCTGAGTTGTGCGTATTTAAAATTGACCATAGCAAATCAAAAGTTTATAATACGGAGTATGCGTTCCTGGAAGAAGCCAAATTGGTGGAGGACGCCTACCGGCAAGCTGAAAAGCAGATACAGAAGTCGGCGTTGGATATGGGAATTTTAGACCAGACCAGAGAGAATGCAAGAAAAATTCTCACACCACTGCTTGAAAAAGCTTCGGGTAAAAAAGTATTGCTGAAATTTCCGATGAATACCAAAATTGATAAATTAAGATAA
- a CDS encoding bile acid:sodium symporter family protein, whose product MAGIFSTAKKAGLDGFLLALLGMIVLAYLWPSPGMKSSPVPLSEISTYGVSVIFFFYGLRLNREKLSAGLSNWKLHAMVHLSTFVLFPVLAFVFRPLFHSTDARTLWLAIFFLTALPSTVSSSVVMVSIARGNVPAAIFNASISSLLGVFLTPFWMSLVLENSSGNNDLLSVVGKLSLQVLLPVAAGMFLNSRWGNWAEKNKKYIRYLDQSSILLIVYTSFCESFGEHLFRSFDLKDILFLGLGMLAMFFAIYFLLTFISRLLRFSHEDEITAVFCGSKKSLVQGAVMSKVLFAGPQAGVMLLPIMVYHALQLIVASIIAQRMAAKIEMQNKRNARFV is encoded by the coding sequence ATGGCCGGTATATTTTCTACAGCTAAAAAGGCAGGGCTTGACGGCTTTCTTCTTGCTTTGCTAGGGATGATCGTACTGGCGTATTTATGGCCTTCTCCGGGAATGAAATCCAGTCCGGTACCTCTTTCCGAAATATCGACTTACGGTGTTTCCGTTATCTTCTTTTTCTATGGTTTAAGGCTGAACCGGGAGAAGTTAAGTGCAGGCCTCAGCAACTGGAAACTGCATGCCATGGTGCATTTGTCCACGTTTGTGTTGTTTCCAGTACTGGCTTTTGTATTTCGCCCGCTGTTTCACAGTACCGACGCCCGGACCCTCTGGCTGGCTATCTTCTTTTTAACAGCTTTGCCGTCCACCGTATCTTCTTCTGTGGTAATGGTATCCATTGCCCGGGGTAATGTGCCGGCGGCCATATTCAATGCCAGTATATCCAGTCTTTTAGGCGTTTTTCTTACACCTTTCTGGATGAGCCTGGTACTGGAAAATTCCTCAGGCAATAATGATCTGCTCTCAGTAGTCGGAAAGTTGTCTTTGCAAGTATTACTTCCGGTTGCGGCGGGAATGTTCCTGAACAGCCGGTGGGGTAACTGGGCGGAGAAGAACAAAAAGTATATCCGGTATCTGGATCAGTCTTCCATTTTACTGATCGTATATACCTCATTTTGTGAGTCATTTGGAGAGCATTTATTTCGTAGTTTTGATTTAAAAGATATCCTGTTTTTAGGGCTAGGAATGCTGGCCATGTTTTTCGCTATTTATTTCCTGCTGACTTTCATCAGCCGATTATTGCGGTTCAGTCATGAGGATGAAATCACAGCGGTTTTCTGCGGTTCGAAAAAATCGTTGGTGCAGGGAGCGGTCATGTCAAAGGTATTGTTTGCAGGCCCGCAGGCCGGTGTTATGTTATTGCCCATTATGGTATACCATGCGTTGCAGCTTATCGTTGCAAGTATAATCGCTCAGCGTATGGCTGCAAAAATTGAAATGCAAAATAAACGTAACGCCCGCTTTGTATGA